The following are encoded in a window of Arthrobacter antioxidans genomic DNA:
- a CDS encoding histidine phosphatase family protein encodes MKPLSGAAAPDLTPSGTPLPRLWLLRHGETEWSRDGRYTGLTDLPLTGYGEEQALAAREHLQGIDFDLVVTSPLQRAVRTAELAGFPDAEVLPYAHEWDYGDNEGLNSATVRAENPDYLIWNDGAPHGETLDQVAERADRVIARVQAGCGTAADDDPGATPVQNALLVAHGHFLRIVAARWLQFGGIEGRRFVLGTAAVCALGWDKHTPAIVHWNL; translated from the coding sequence ATGAAGCCGTTGTCAGGCGCCGCAGCACCGGACCTCACCCCGTCCGGGACACCCCTGCCCCGCCTGTGGCTGCTCCGGCACGGCGAGACGGAATGGTCCAGGGACGGCCGCTACACGGGCCTGACCGATCTCCCCCTGACCGGATACGGGGAGGAGCAGGCGCTCGCCGCGCGCGAGCACCTCCAGGGCATCGATTTCGACCTCGTGGTGACTTCGCCCCTGCAGCGCGCGGTCCGCACGGCCGAACTCGCGGGGTTCCCCGACGCCGAGGTGCTGCCCTATGCCCACGAGTGGGACTACGGCGACAACGAGGGGCTGAACAGTGCGACGGTCCGCGCGGAGAACCCCGACTACCTGATCTGGAACGACGGCGCACCGCACGGCGAGACCCTGGACCAGGTGGCGGAGCGGGCGGATCGCGTCATCGCCCGCGTCCAGGCGGGATGCGGCACTGCCGCCGACGACGACCCCGGGGCGACGCCCGTGCAGAACGCGCTGCTCGTGGCACACGGCCACTTCCTGCGGATCGTCGCGGCCCGCTGGCTGCAGTTCGGCGGCATCGAGGGCCGGCGGTTCGTCCTCGGCACCGCCGCGGTCTGCGCGCTCGGCTGGGACAAGCACACGCCCGCCATCGTGCACTGGAACCTCTAG
- a CDS encoding CCA tRNA nucleotidyltransferase, with the protein MAHLLDTSTLTAPLPSVVLEVGGLFDAAGHELSLVGGPVRDLFLGRVSPDLDFTTDADPDQTLAVVRRWADAYWEMGRAFGTIGLRKDGYQIEITTYRAEAYDPSSRNPTVAFGTNLDDDLERRDFTINAMALRLPSLELVDPFGGVRDLHAGVLRTPGTPSSSFSDDPLRMMRAARFVSQLGMVLAPEVTEAMTHMSERISIISAERVRDELVKLLQGTAPDAGIDLMVETGLAEHVMPEVSALRLETDEHHRHKDVYQHSLTVLRQACSLESGEDGPVPGPDVVLRLAALLHDIGKPATRKFEPGGAVSFRHHDAVGAKLAAKRLRALRFDNDTIKAVARLVELHMRFYGYGEAGWSDSAVRRYVSDAGPLLERLHRLTRSDVTTRNRRKAERLAFAYDDLEARIAALADQEELASIRPDLDGEQIMALLGVRPGPVVGRAYRFLLEERMEHGPQDPAAAQTKLRQWWSEQPESQESTP; encoded by the coding sequence ATGGCGCACCTGCTGGACACTTCGACCCTCACCGCACCCCTCCCCTCCGTTGTCCTCGAGGTCGGCGGGCTCTTCGACGCCGCGGGCCATGAGCTCTCGCTCGTCGGGGGGCCGGTGCGCGATCTCTTCCTCGGCAGGGTGTCGCCCGATCTGGACTTCACCACGGACGCCGACCCGGACCAGACCCTCGCGGTCGTCAGGCGCTGGGCGGACGCGTACTGGGAGATGGGCCGGGCGTTCGGCACGATCGGCCTCCGCAAGGACGGCTACCAGATCGAGATCACCACGTACCGCGCAGAAGCGTACGACCCGTCGTCGAGGAACCCCACGGTCGCCTTCGGCACGAACCTCGACGACGACCTCGAGCGCCGCGACTTCACGATCAACGCCATGGCCCTCAGGCTGCCGTCCCTCGAACTCGTCGACCCGTTCGGCGGTGTCCGGGACCTGCACGCGGGAGTCCTCCGCACTCCCGGCACGCCGTCGTCGTCGTTCTCCGACGACCCGCTGCGCATGATGCGCGCCGCGCGCTTCGTCTCCCAGTTGGGTATGGTTCTCGCCCCGGAGGTGACGGAGGCGATGACGCACATGTCCGAGAGGATCTCGATCATCTCCGCCGAGCGCGTGCGGGACGAACTGGTCAAGCTCCTCCAGGGCACGGCGCCCGACGCCGGGATCGACCTCATGGTGGAGACCGGGCTCGCGGAGCACGTGATGCCGGAGGTCTCCGCCCTGCGGCTGGAGACGGACGAGCACCACCGCCACAAGGACGTCTACCAGCATTCCCTCACCGTCCTGCGCCAGGCGTGTTCCCTCGAGTCGGGCGAGGACGGCCCCGTTCCGGGGCCCGACGTCGTCCTGCGGCTCGCCGCCCTCCTGCACGACATCGGCAAGCCCGCCACCCGGAAGTTCGAGCCCGGAGGCGCGGTCAGCTTCCGGCACCACGACGCCGTCGGCGCGAAGCTCGCCGCGAAGAGGCTGCGGGCGCTGAGGTTCGACAACGACACCATCAAGGCCGTCGCGCGTCTCGTGGAGCTGCATATGCGGTTCTACGGCTACGGCGAGGCAGGTTGGAGCGATTCGGCGGTCCGCCGCTACGTGAGCGACGCCGGCCCCCTCCTCGAGCGGCTCCACCGCCTCACCCGCTCCGACGTCACCACCCGCAACCGGCGCAAGGCCGAACGGCTGGCGTTCGCCTACGACGATCTCGAGGCGAGGATCGCCGCGCTCGCCGATCAGGAGGAGCTGGCGTCGATCCGCCCCGACCTCGACGGCGAGCAGATCATGGCGCTGCTCGGGGTCCGCCCCGGCCCCGTGGTGGGTCGCGCCTACCGCTTCCTCCTCGAGGAACGCATGGAACACGGCCCGCAGGACCCCGCCGCCGCCCAGACCAAACTCCGCCAGTGGTGGAGCGAGCAGCCCGAATCCCAGGAGAGCACCCCATGA
- a CDS encoding NUDIX hydrolase — MGTTGMPAVQHQLPTVEEVSAGGIVVDASKETLDVAIIARLNRGGRLEWCLPKGHPEGSENNEEAAVREIAEETGIEGRIVSALGSIDYWFTVSGHRVHKTVHHYLLISTGGYLTIENDPDHEAVDVAWVPLQDLGRRLSFPNERRIADLAREVLPEHL, encoded by the coding sequence ATGGGAACCACGGGTATGCCTGCCGTGCAGCACCAGTTGCCCACGGTGGAGGAGGTGTCCGCGGGCGGCATCGTCGTCGATGCGTCGAAGGAGACCCTCGACGTCGCCATCATCGCCCGCCTCAACCGCGGAGGACGCCTCGAGTGGTGCCTGCCCAAGGGCCACCCCGAGGGCTCGGAGAACAACGAGGAAGCGGCCGTCCGGGAGATCGCCGAGGAGACGGGTATCGAGGGCAGGATCGTCTCCGCGCTCGGCAGCATCGACTACTGGTTCACGGTCAGCGGCCACCGCGTGCACAAGACCGTCCACCACTACCTCCTGATCAGTACCGGCGGCTACCTCACCATCGAGAACGATCCCGATCATGAGGCCGTCGACGTCGCCTGGGTGCCCCTGCAGGACCTCGGCCGCCGCCTGTCCTTCCCCAATGAACGGCGGATCGCCGACCTCGCCCGCGAGGTCCTGCCCGAGCACCTCTGA